In a genomic window of Paramicrobacterium chengjingii:
- a CDS encoding glycosyltransferase has translation MRVLEVVTLVTPDGEYGGPTRVAVNQAAALQRRGHDVTIAAATRGFAEPPSLLNDVPTRLFPSRTLVPGTGFAGLSSPRLMRWLRTNVSAFDVVHVHAARDLVTLPAARTALRKGVPYVLQTHGMIDPSGNPLARPFDTLLTRMVLSRAQRVFYLTPTEKSDLTTVGGSHLQFQHLPNGVPRAEPSAETAMPLEVLYLARLAPRKRPLAFVKAAASLCSRHPDVRFTLVGPDEGEAAAVDAAITSSGHADRIRREPAISPENTLERMSHASVYVLPSVNEPYPMSVLEAMSLALPVVITRSCGLARLVADSEAGAVVDETVESLEDGIDRMLRDDALRDRLGRNGMHVTRAEHSMDAIAERLEAGYADSVTV, from the coding sequence ATGAGGGTGCTCGAGGTCGTCACACTGGTCACCCCTGATGGCGAATACGGCGGACCGACACGGGTGGCCGTCAACCAGGCGGCGGCATTGCAACGGCGAGGTCACGACGTCACAATCGCGGCAGCGACGCGTGGCTTCGCTGAGCCCCCGTCTCTGCTCAACGACGTTCCGACGCGACTCTTTCCCAGCAGGACACTGGTACCTGGCACCGGATTCGCAGGACTTAGTTCCCCCAGACTCATGCGCTGGCTCCGCACGAACGTGTCAGCGTTCGACGTCGTTCACGTGCATGCAGCACGCGACCTCGTTACGCTACCCGCGGCGCGAACTGCTCTCCGCAAGGGCGTCCCGTATGTTCTGCAGACACACGGCATGATCGACCCATCAGGCAACCCGCTCGCACGGCCGTTCGACACCTTACTCACTCGAATGGTGCTTTCTCGGGCACAACGCGTTTTCTATCTCACCCCCACAGAGAAAAGCGACCTCACCACTGTCGGAGGCTCACACCTCCAGTTCCAGCATCTGCCCAACGGAGTCCCACGAGCCGAACCAAGCGCCGAGACAGCAATGCCGCTCGAAGTGCTGTACCTTGCACGGCTCGCCCCACGCAAGCGCCCCCTGGCCTTCGTTAAAGCGGCCGCATCGCTTTGCTCTCGTCACCCCGACGTTCGATTTACGCTCGTCGGGCCAGACGAAGGCGAGGCTGCCGCCGTCGACGCGGCGATCACGTCCTCCGGTCACGCTGACCGCATCAGACGCGAGCCGGCGATATCACCGGAGAACACGCTTGAGAGAATGTCCCATGCGTCGGTATACGTACTGCCCTCGGTGAACGAGCCCTATCCCATGTCCGTGCTCGAAGCTATGTCGCTCGCACTTCCGGTGGTCATCACCCGTAGTTGCGGACTTGCCCGCCTCGTCGCTGATTCTGAGGCGGGGGCCGTCGTCGACGAGACCGTCGAGTCACTGGAGGACGGAATCGACAGGATGCTGCGTGACGACGCACTCCGTGATCGCCTCGGTCGGAATGGCATGCACGTCACCCGCGCCGAGCACAGTATGGACGCCATTGCAGAGCGGCTTGAAGCCGGCTACGCGGACTCCGTAACGGTCTGA
- a CDS encoding polysaccharide biosynthesis tyrosine autokinase: MWALMRQYWLTLVVFALAGGACGYGAILLTTPLYTADTEVFVASSSGQSTNDLTQISNYSQQQARNYSVLVTREIVLQPVINDLDLDLTVNQLRRKVSATVPLNTSLISISVETDSAQGSAEIADAIAASLSQQIRVLIPPLEDGSYPIQLKTVEAATAPGFPSSPNRTLYVGLGLVIGLIAGLAVCATREFVNAKVRTPEQARDLARSSLLGTIVHDRAAATTPVALQHDELSPRSEEFRQLRTNLRFLQADRPHKAFVVTSSVPGEGKSSIAANIAATMAATGQSVCLVEADLRRPTLASTLGLVGGVGFTTLLAGEAELDDVLQSWGKHGMSVLLAGETPPNPSELLGSEHAELILNNIVSRFDVTIIDCPPLIPVTDATILAQQFGGAIFVTGMRRVQVREVRRSLERMALVGAPILGVVANRAPLSIRGRYRMTYTAPVEKTKTSRFALFTRKGAKSSRRDDARAKPVSARFSRANTHHDSEPANESLRAS, from the coding sequence ATGTGGGCGTTGATGCGCCAGTATTGGCTCACGCTCGTCGTGTTTGCACTCGCAGGCGGCGCATGCGGCTATGGTGCAATCCTGCTGACCACACCCTTATACACAGCAGACACGGAGGTGTTCGTTGCATCGTCGAGCGGGCAGAGTACGAACGACCTCACACAGATCAGCAACTACTCCCAGCAGCAAGCCCGCAACTACAGTGTGCTCGTCACGCGTGAGATCGTTCTACAGCCCGTCATCAACGATCTCGATCTCGATCTCACGGTCAACCAGCTTCGTCGGAAGGTCTCGGCGACGGTTCCGCTCAACACGTCACTGATCTCAATTTCTGTCGAAACAGACTCAGCGCAGGGGTCGGCCGAAATCGCCGATGCAATTGCCGCAAGCCTGTCGCAGCAAATTCGGGTTCTCATTCCACCGCTCGAAGATGGCTCATATCCGATTCAGCTGAAGACAGTTGAGGCCGCAACGGCTCCCGGTTTCCCGTCATCGCCGAACAGGACTCTGTACGTCGGCCTCGGCTTGGTCATCGGTCTCATTGCAGGTCTCGCGGTGTGCGCCACGAGGGAGTTCGTCAATGCGAAGGTGCGCACACCGGAGCAGGCTCGCGACCTTGCCCGATCCAGCTTGCTCGGCACAATCGTGCATGACCGTGCAGCGGCGACGACTCCCGTTGCTCTTCAGCACGACGAGTTGTCTCCTCGATCCGAGGAATTTCGTCAGCTCCGCACGAACCTGCGATTCCTCCAGGCTGACAGGCCGCACAAGGCGTTCGTCGTCACCTCGTCTGTGCCGGGTGAAGGCAAGAGTTCGATCGCCGCGAACATCGCCGCGACGATGGCAGCTACAGGGCAGTCGGTTTGCCTCGTGGAAGCAGATCTGCGCCGCCCGACGCTGGCGAGTACGCTCGGGTTGGTCGGCGGGGTCGGATTTACAACGTTGCTTGCGGGCGAAGCCGAGCTCGATGACGTGCTTCAGTCTTGGGGCAAGCACGGAATGAGCGTCCTCCTCGCCGGAGAGACGCCTCCTAACCCGAGCGAGCTCCTCGGCAGCGAGCATGCTGAGCTGATCCTCAACAACATCGTCAGTCGCTTCGATGTCACGATCATCGATTGTCCTCCGCTCATCCCGGTCACCGATGCGACAATCCTCGCGCAGCAGTTCGGCGGAGCGATATTCGTGACAGGCATGCGTCGCGTGCAGGTTCGTGAAGTGCGCCGCTCCCTTGAGCGTATGGCGCTCGTCGGCGCGCCGATCCTCGGCGTCGTCGCCAACCGCGCACCGCTCAGCATTCGCGGGCGATACCGGATGACGTACACCGCCCCCGTTGAAAAGACGAAAACGTCGCGCTTCGCTCTGTTCACGCGGAAGGGCGCGAAGTCCAGTCGCCGCGATGATGCCCGCGCAAAGCCAGTGTCTGCCCGCTTTTCACGAGCCAACACTCACCACGATTCGGAACCCGCAAACGAGTCTCTTCGCGCAAGCTGA
- a CDS encoding glycoside hydrolase family 71 protein yields MSLQGGRAKWGVASLALSAVCALGLVVGFLLGPQPDAASIDRHSAVTTGSPRDVVLSPIAAGWTSESDPEASHAESPELALRGNTERTWLTFDTSGLTGLAINSAELALTVDDVRHTGDVRAHAASAAWDADTLTFENQPKHRTEILGIASIPSKRGGVAALSLESAETLSTTYLLGIELRASNGTDVSFSRSGDSAPRLVVTLASEGHFSIAAPGAADSARQKGIVFAHYFPPFPVSIDNQPPDSDYYAEEYLKPDGENGKHSEYGGYLRDRPLPRAPREGDWRLADLRMEVRQAKAAGIDGFTVDLMSLSGRNWDTSRELMRAADLEGGFVVTPNIDATSGLVDSPVSEIAGKLVELYAHDSAYRTENGAVALSSFKAEGKPATWWSELIDDLQNKLSTPVDFMAVFLNASDDNMALYAPISYALGAWGARTPDAVNAASDNVARAHALGVKWMAPVAAQDARPSASLYAESRNTELLRAMWDAAIDEGADFVQMVTWNDYSESTQLAPSVAHGTAFLDISRPYIAAFADGTGLQFVDDTVAVTYRVQPAGATPSSPQEPMHPTLGGAATPPRDSVEVLTMMRVDTTVTVTIGESVHTYIAHRGLEVKTFPLAIGDVTVVAARDGSAIADLEPTASVTASPMVLDLQYHAASNE; encoded by the coding sequence GTGTCGTTACAGGGCGGTCGAGCGAAGTGGGGCGTTGCCTCGCTTGCGCTTTCTGCGGTGTGCGCTCTTGGCTTGGTGGTCGGGTTCTTGCTCGGTCCGCAACCTGATGCTGCTTCGATCGATCGCCACTCCGCCGTCACGACAGGCAGCCCTCGAGACGTCGTTCTCTCTCCGATCGCTGCTGGATGGACATCAGAGAGCGACCCGGAGGCGTCGCATGCCGAGTCGCCGGAGCTTGCGTTACGCGGCAATACCGAGCGAACATGGCTCACGTTCGATACGTCCGGGCTCACAGGGCTCGCGATAAATTCGGCTGAACTCGCCCTCACCGTCGACGACGTAAGGCACACGGGCGACGTACGCGCGCACGCCGCCTCGGCGGCATGGGATGCGGATACACTGACCTTCGAGAACCAGCCGAAACATCGAACAGAGATTCTGGGCATCGCGTCCATCCCATCGAAGCGTGGGGGTGTGGCCGCTCTCTCCCTCGAATCTGCGGAGACACTGTCAACCACGTACCTCCTTGGAATCGAGTTGCGAGCGTCCAACGGCACGGACGTCTCTTTCTCACGTTCAGGAGACTCAGCTCCTCGCCTCGTTGTCACACTCGCGAGCGAAGGGCACTTTTCGATCGCAGCACCGGGAGCCGCTGACTCGGCGCGGCAGAAAGGCATTGTCTTCGCTCACTATTTTCCGCCGTTCCCTGTCTCGATCGACAATCAGCCACCCGACAGTGACTACTATGCCGAGGAATATCTGAAGCCCGACGGAGAGAACGGAAAGCATTCGGAATACGGCGGGTATTTACGAGATCGGCCGCTTCCACGAGCACCACGAGAGGGAGACTGGAGGCTCGCGGACCTCCGTATGGAGGTGCGGCAGGCCAAGGCAGCCGGTATCGACGGGTTCACCGTCGATCTCATGTCGCTGTCCGGTCGCAACTGGGACACGTCCCGTGAGCTGATGCGCGCGGCCGATCTTGAGGGCGGATTCGTCGTGACCCCCAACATCGATGCCACATCCGGGCTCGTTGACTCGCCAGTGAGTGAAATCGCAGGCAAGCTTGTTGAGCTCTATGCCCATGACTCTGCGTACCGAACAGAGAATGGTGCCGTGGCGTTGTCCTCTTTCAAAGCGGAGGGCAAGCCGGCCACCTGGTGGAGTGAGCTCATCGATGATCTACAGAACAAGCTTTCAACGCCGGTCGACTTCATGGCTGTTTTCCTCAACGCGTCGGACGACAACATGGCACTGTACGCGCCAATCAGCTACGCCCTCGGAGCTTGGGGCGCACGGACCCCTGATGCAGTGAATGCGGCTTCGGATAACGTCGCGAGGGCCCACGCCCTCGGTGTGAAGTGGATGGCGCCCGTTGCTGCTCAGGATGCACGCCCGAGCGCCTCCCTCTACGCCGAATCGCGTAATACGGAATTGCTTCGCGCAATGTGGGACGCTGCCATCGACGAGGGGGCCGACTTTGTGCAGATGGTGACATGGAACGACTACAGCGAATCCACGCAGCTTGCGCCCTCCGTCGCACACGGAACAGCGTTCCTCGATATCAGCAGACCGTATATCGCAGCGTTCGCCGACGGGACGGGCCTGCAGTTTGTCGACGACACCGTCGCTGTCACGTACCGGGTTCAGCCTGCGGGAGCCACGCCGTCCTCGCCTCAAGAACCTATGCACCCGACGCTTGGTGGAGCGGCAACGCCGCCTCGAGATAGCGTTGAGGTTCTTACGATGATGCGAGTTGACACGACGGTGACGGTGACGATCGGTGAGTCGGTTCACACCTACATCGCGCACCGCGGTCTCGAAGTGAAAACTTTCCCGCTTGCCATCGGCGATGTCACTGTTGTTGCTGCCCGAGACGGCTCTGCGATCGCCGATCTCGAGCCGACGGCGAGCGTTACAGCGAGTCCGATGGTGCTTGACCTTCAGTATCACGCAGCGTCGAATGAGTGA
- the pip gene encoding prolyl aminopeptidase: MREMYPNIEPYMTGLLDVGDGQRVYWETSGNPDGKPVVFVHGGPGGATNPEHRRVFDPEKYNIVLFDQRGCGKSTPHVSEPEADLTHNTTWKLVADMETLRDTLNIEKWQVFGGSWGSTLALAYAETHPDHVTELVLRGIFTLRQQEIDWFYEGGAAALFPDLWERFVEPVALQDRNHMVQAYAELLADPDPEVHVPAARAWSEWESSTITLRRDESKVASFTEPAFATAFARIENHYFMNRGWFEEGQLIRDAGKLSDIPGVIVQGRYDVCTPPMTAWELHRAWPEADLQIIPDAGHAFDEPGILSALIEATDRFAG; encoded by the coding sequence ATGCGAGAGATGTACCCGAACATCGAACCGTACATGACAGGACTGCTTGACGTGGGGGACGGTCAGCGCGTCTATTGGGAGACGAGCGGCAACCCCGACGGAAAGCCCGTCGTCTTCGTGCACGGTGGCCCAGGCGGTGCGACGAACCCCGAGCATCGCCGCGTCTTCGACCCCGAGAAGTACAACATCGTGCTGTTCGACCAGCGTGGCTGCGGCAAAAGCACGCCGCACGTGAGTGAGCCGGAGGCCGACCTCACGCATAACACGACGTGGAAGCTCGTCGCCGACATGGAGACGTTGCGCGACACGCTCAACATTGAAAAGTGGCAGGTCTTCGGCGGCTCGTGGGGCAGTACGCTGGCGCTCGCGTATGCCGAGACGCATCCTGATCACGTCACGGAGCTTGTGCTGCGAGGCATCTTCACGCTGCGGCAGCAGGAGATCGACTGGTTCTATGAGGGCGGGGCTGCTGCGCTCTTCCCTGACCTGTGGGAGAGGTTCGTCGAGCCGGTTGCCCTGCAAGATCGCAACCACATGGTGCAGGCGTATGCCGAGCTGCTCGCCGACCCCGACCCAGAGGTGCATGTGCCGGCGGCGCGAGCCTGGTCGGAGTGGGAGTCCTCGACCATCACTCTGAGGCGCGACGAGTCGAAGGTCGCCTCGTTCACCGAGCCCGCATTCGCTACGGCGTTCGCGCGCATCGAGAACCACTACTTCATGAATAGGGGTTGGTTCGAAGAGGGGCAGCTGATTCGGGATGCTGGCAAGCTCAGCGATATTCCCGGCGTCATCGTGCAGGGTCGCTATGACGTCTGTACACCGCCCATGACGGCGTGGGAGCTGCACAGGGCATGGCCGGAGGCCGACCTGCAGATCATTCCGGATGCCGGTCATGCGTTCGATGAGCCGGGTATTCTCTCGGCGCTGATCGAGGCGACGGACCGCTTCGCCGGCTGA
- a CDS encoding aldo/keto reductase family protein has product MAYRFLGRSGLKISDITYGNWLTHGGQIENETATECVHAALDHGITTFDTADVYANTVAEQVLGDALAGQRRESLEIFTKVWGPTGPRGPNDSGLSRKHIMESINGSLQRLGTDYVDLYQAHRYDPETPLEETMLAFADVVRQGKALYIGVSEWTAEQLRAGHALASELGIHLVSNQPQYNMLWRVIEEEVVPTSEDLGVSQIVWSPLAQGVLTGKYEPGKDAPAGSRATDEAGSKTVARYLGDDVLTAVQGLKPIAEEAGLTMPQLAIAWVLSNPNVASAIIGASRPEQIADNVVASGTTLDQDVLDRIDAVVGDIVERDPSKTDTPTERPS; this is encoded by the coding sequence ATGGCATATCGATTTCTTGGACGCAGCGGACTGAAGATCTCCGACATCACGTACGGCAACTGGCTGACGCACGGCGGCCAGATTGAGAACGAGACGGCGACAGAATGCGTGCACGCCGCACTCGATCACGGAATCACAACGTTTGACACGGCAGACGTCTACGCAAACACCGTTGCCGAGCAGGTGCTCGGTGATGCTCTCGCCGGACAGCGTCGCGAGTCGCTCGAGATCTTCACGAAGGTGTGGGGCCCGACGGGGCCGAGGGGCCCGAATGACTCGGGCCTGAGCCGCAAGCACATCATGGAGTCCATCAACGGCTCACTGCAGCGCCTCGGCACCGACTACGTCGATCTTTACCAGGCGCACAGGTATGACCCAGAGACGCCGCTCGAAGAGACGATGCTTGCCTTTGCCGACGTCGTGCGCCAAGGAAAGGCCCTGTATATCGGCGTCAGCGAATGGACGGCAGAGCAGCTGCGCGCTGGCCACGCACTCGCCAGCGAACTCGGCATTCATCTCGTGTCGAACCAGCCGCAGTACAACATGCTGTGGCGTGTGATCGAAGAAGAGGTGGTCCCCACCTCTGAAGATCTCGGTGTCTCGCAGATCGTGTGGTCTCCGCTGGCGCAGGGAGTTCTGACCGGCAAGTACGAGCCGGGGAAGGATGCTCCCGCGGGCAGCCGCGCAACGGACGAAGCAGGTTCGAAGACCGTTGCCCGCTACCTGGGAGACGACGTGCTCACCGCGGTGCAAGGCCTGAAGCCCATTGCCGAGGAGGCCGGGCTCACCATGCCGCAGCTGGCCATCGCGTGGGTGCTGAGCAACCCCAACGTCGCATCGGCGATCATCGGAGCATCCCGCCCCGAGCAGATCGCCGACAACGTCGTCGCGTCGGGGACGACACTCGATCAGGACGTTCTCGACCGCATCGACGCCGTTGTGGGCGACATCGTCGAACGCGACCCGTCGAAGACAGACACGCCGACCGAGCGCCCCTCTTGA
- a CDS encoding acyl-CoA dehydrogenase family protein, with protein MIVKGEGREVTQDLETPDDVAEVANVHETVDTGPVRVPGSVALNTDVVRRALLGRWSDIRTKSRALAARPEMQRIEGQSMEDHRARVLEQMHLLVEDGQVLRAFPERLGGDNDAGGNIAGFEELVLADPSLQIKSGVQWGLFGSAVLHLGTEKHQDRFLPGIMSLDVPGAFAMTEIGHGSDVASIGTTATYDASTQEFVIHTPFKGAWKEFLGNAARDGIAATVFAQLITQGVNHGVHCFYVPIRDENGEFLPGIGGEDDGLKGGLNGIDNGRLHFSHVRIPRDNLLNRYGDVAEDGSYTSSIASPGRRFFTMLGTLVQGRVSLDGAATTASALGLTIAIRYGNQRRQFNAASETDEEVLLDYQKHQRRLLPRLAQTYAHTFAHDTLLTKFDEVFSGRADTDDDRQDLETLAAALKPLSTWHALDTLQECREACGGAGFMNGNRFTSLYADLDVYVTFEGDNNVLLQLVAKRLLTDFSSKFRKADSGALARYVVAQAADRAYHGSGLRTLGQTLGDFGSTARSVGQLRETAVQRELLTDRVETMIENIAQELRPASKRSKKEAADLFNSQQTALIEAARAHGELLQWEAFTAAVEKIQDASTRTVLTWLRDLFGLSVIEKHLAWYLMNGRLSTQRAEAVSAYINRLVARLRPYAVQLVDAFGFEEAHLRAPIATDGERQRQDEARAYYAALRESGDAPVDEKVLRAREKAAKKQSR; from the coding sequence ATGATCGTGAAGGGTGAGGGGCGAGAAGTGACGCAAGATCTGGAAACTCCCGACGACGTGGCTGAGGTCGCAAACGTGCACGAGACAGTCGACACCGGGCCGGTGCGAGTTCCGGGGTCGGTCGCCCTCAATACAGACGTGGTTCGGCGTGCGCTGCTCGGGCGATGGAGCGACATTCGCACGAAGTCGCGCGCGCTCGCCGCGCGTCCCGAGATGCAGCGCATCGAGGGGCAGTCCATGGAAGACCATCGTGCTCGAGTGCTTGAGCAGATGCACCTCCTCGTCGAAGACGGACAGGTGCTGCGGGCGTTCCCTGAGCGACTCGGCGGCGACAACGATGCGGGCGGCAATATCGCTGGTTTCGAAGAGCTCGTGCTTGCCGACCCGTCGCTGCAGATCAAGTCCGGCGTGCAGTGGGGGCTTTTCGGCTCTGCCGTGCTGCATCTCGGCACCGAGAAGCATCAGGATCGTTTTCTTCCCGGCATCATGTCGCTCGACGTGCCGGGAGCGTTCGCAATGACGGAGATCGGCCACGGCTCTGATGTTGCATCGATCGGCACGACGGCCACTTACGATGCGAGCACGCAGGAGTTCGTGATCCACACGCCCTTCAAGGGGGCGTGGAAGGAGTTCCTCGGCAATGCCGCGCGAGACGGCATCGCCGCCACGGTGTTCGCCCAGCTCATCACCCAGGGCGTCAACCACGGCGTGCACTGCTTCTACGTGCCGATCCGCGATGAGAACGGCGAGTTCCTTCCCGGCATCGGCGGCGAGGACGACGGCCTCAAAGGGGGCCTCAACGGAATCGACAATGGACGTCTGCACTTTTCGCACGTGCGCATCCCGCGAGACAACCTGCTCAACCGATACGGTGATGTCGCCGAAGACGGCAGCTACACTTCGTCGATCGCGAGCCCGGGGCGTCGCTTCTTCACGATGCTCGGCACGCTCGTTCAAGGACGTGTCTCGCTTGATGGCGCGGCGACGACCGCATCCGCCCTTGGTCTCACTATCGCCATTCGCTATGGCAACCAGCGCCGTCAATTCAACGCGGCATCCGAAACGGACGAAGAGGTGCTGCTCGATTACCAGAAGCACCAGAGGCGACTGCTGCCGCGCCTCGCGCAGACGTATGCGCACACGTTCGCGCACGACACTCTGCTGACCAAGTTTGACGAGGTCTTCAGTGGTCGTGCCGACACCGACGATGACAGGCAAGATCTCGAGACGCTTGCCGCAGCGCTCAAGCCGCTATCGACCTGGCATGCTCTCGACACACTGCAGGAGTGTCGAGAGGCCTGCGGTGGCGCCGGCTTCATGAACGGCAACCGCTTCACGAGCTTGTATGCCGACCTCGACGTCTACGTGACGTTCGAGGGCGACAACAACGTGCTGCTTCAGCTTGTGGCCAAGCGACTGCTCACGGACTTCTCGAGCAAGTTCCGCAAAGCGGACTCAGGAGCGCTCGCGCGCTATGTCGTCGCGCAGGCCGCCGATCGCGCCTACCACGGCAGCGGGCTTCGCACCCTCGGCCAGACCCTCGGAGACTTTGGCTCGACGGCGCGCTCCGTCGGGCAGCTTCGAGAGACCGCCGTGCAGCGAGAATTGCTGACCGACCGCGTTGAGACGATGATCGAGAACATTGCACAGGAGTTGCGACCCGCGTCGAAGCGCTCGAAGAAAGAAGCCGCCGATCTGTTCAATTCGCAGCAGACTGCGTTGATCGAGGCGGCGCGCGCGCATGGCGAGCTGCTGCAGTGGGAGGCATTCACCGCGGCAGTGGAGAAGATTCAGGATGCCTCGACGCGTACGGTGCTCACCTGGCTGCGGGACCTTTTCGGGCTCAGCGTCATCGAGAAGCACCTGGCCTGGTACCTCATGAACGGGCGGCTCTCGACGCAGCGTGCTGAGGCAGTGAGCGCATACATCAACCGGCTCGTTGCGCGGCTGCGCCCGTATGCGGTGCAGCTTGTCGACGCGTTCGGGTTCGAGGAGGCTCATCTGCGGGCGCCAATCGCCACGGACGGGGAGCGGCAGCGGCAGGACGAAGCGCGCGCGTACTATGCGGCGTTGCGTGAGTCGGGTGATGCCCCTGTTGATGAGAAGGTGTTGCGTGCCCGAGAGAAGGCTGCGAAGAAGCAGTCACGCTGA
- a CDS encoding SDR family oxidoreductase, whose product MSSILIVGGTGLVGSAVAVAALARGHAVRSVSREVPTPDAANFVPDVDYRVCNLYHSHQTELDEHLHGIDVVIDCLNGVSHVAQAVFRVGAVQITDAAAHVGVTRIVVVSDVGCDQSDFAYYEAKTDQEGVYLDSAVGTTVVRFTVVFEQMLQIIEKASRFRVMPTSGRAQLQPIDVADVAEVIVDAVSDTGADKITSYGGPEIASVRSLSRQWLAHTGRRALLVPVPLVTAIGRYLRSGANIVPDSRRGSTTWQDWLNKSSPPPAPTAFESNTHPNGTPSPA is encoded by the coding sequence ATGTCCAGCATTCTCATCGTCGGGGGGACGGGGCTCGTGGGGAGCGCCGTCGCCGTCGCCGCGCTCGCGCGCGGACACGCCGTACGTTCCGTCTCACGTGAAGTTCCAACGCCTGATGCCGCGAACTTCGTGCCCGACGTCGATTACCGTGTCTGCAACCTCTACCATTCGCACCAGACGGAGCTCGACGAGCATCTGCACGGCATCGATGTCGTAATCGACTGCCTCAACGGTGTCTCCCACGTTGCGCAGGCAGTGTTTCGCGTCGGCGCCGTGCAGATCACGGATGCTGCCGCTCACGTCGGCGTCACCCGCATCGTCGTGGTGTCTGACGTTGGCTGCGACCAGAGCGACTTCGCATATTACGAGGCGAAGACCGATCAGGAAGGCGTCTATCTCGACTCCGCTGTGGGCACAACCGTCGTACGGTTCACCGTTGTGTTCGAGCAGATGTTGCAGATCATCGAGAAGGCATCACGGTTTCGCGTGATGCCGACATCTGGTCGAGCACAACTTCAACCCATCGACGTCGCCGACGTTGCCGAGGTGATTGTCGATGCGGTATCCGATACCGGTGCCGACAAAATCACGTCGTACGGTGGGCCGGAGATCGCCTCCGTTCGCTCGCTGTCGCGGCAATGGCTGGCGCACACCGGTCGACGGGCTCTTCTTGTACCCGTACCGCTGGTCACGGCGATCGGCCGATATCTGCGTTCGGGGGCCAATATCGTTCCCGACTCGAGACGCGGTTCGACGACGTGGCAGGACTGGCTGAACAAGTCGTCGCCGCCGCCGGCACCGACCGCGTTCGAGAGCAACACCCACCCGAACGGAACGCCAAGCCCTGCCTAG